The Thalassoroseus pseudoceratinae genome has a segment encoding these proteins:
- the leuB gene encoding 3-isopropylmalate dehydrogenase produces the protein MHAKIVLLPGDGIGPEIITQGQRVLETVAQKFGHQFDFASAMIGGCAIDETGDPLPEDTVKLCQDSAAILLGAVGGPKWDDPNAKTRPEKGLLGIRKALDLFANLRPIQCHPQLISASPLRQDIIDGTDILFVRELTGGIYFGDSGRSTTDGVESATQSMVYSVPEVERVVRIAGEAARKRRGKVTSVDKANVLEPSRLWRSVAERVMREEFPELEYEVVLVDAMAMHLLSRPRDFDVVVTGNMFGDILTDEASMLPGSLGLLPSASVGASGPGLYEPIHGSAPDIAGQNIANPLATILASAMLLRHSLELGEEATAIETAVSKVLDNGLRTRDIAAGGDAVSTTEMGEAVVNELNAA, from the coding sequence ATGCACGCCAAGATTGTTTTGCTTCCCGGTGACGGGATTGGACCAGAGATTATCACCCAGGGTCAGCGGGTTCTCGAAACCGTTGCCCAAAAGTTCGGGCACCAGTTCGATTTTGCCTCCGCGATGATTGGCGGCTGTGCAATTGACGAAACAGGCGACCCGCTGCCAGAAGACACCGTTAAGCTGTGCCAAGATTCCGCCGCGATTTTGCTGGGTGCAGTCGGCGGACCGAAATGGGACGATCCGAATGCGAAAACGCGTCCGGAGAAGGGGCTTCTCGGAATCCGGAAGGCACTCGACCTCTTCGCGAATTTGCGACCGATTCAGTGTCATCCGCAATTGATCTCCGCATCACCGTTGCGACAGGACATCATCGACGGAACCGACATTCTCTTCGTTCGGGAATTGACTGGCGGGATCTATTTCGGCGATTCCGGCCGATCAACAACCGATGGCGTGGAATCCGCGACGCAATCCATGGTGTATTCCGTGCCGGAAGTCGAACGGGTCGTTCGGATTGCCGGTGAAGCCGCCCGGAAACGGCGTGGCAAAGTTACGAGTGTCGACAAGGCCAACGTGCTCGAACCGTCCCGCCTCTGGCGGAGTGTCGCTGAACGGGTGATGCGTGAAGAGTTCCCTGAGTTGGAATACGAAGTCGTCTTGGTCGATGCGATGGCAATGCACCTGCTTTCGCGTCCGAGAGATTTCGATGTCGTCGTGACCGGAAATATGTTCGGTGATATCCTCACCGACGAAGCGTCGATGCTCCCGGGTTCACTGGGACTGCTACCATCGGCCTCGGTTGGCGCAAGCGGACCGGGCTTGTATGAACCCATTCACGGGTCGGCTCCGGATATCGCTGGCCAGAACATCGCCAATCCGCTCGCGACCATTCTCGCCAGTGCCATGTTGCTTCGTCACTCGCTCGAACTCGGAGAAGAAGCCACCGCGATCGAAACCGCTGTTTCCAAGGTTCTCGACAATGGCTTGCGAACTCGCGACATTGCCGCCGGTGGTGATGCCGTAAGCACAACGGAAATGGGTGAGGCAGTCGTCAATGAATTAAACGCCGCGTGA
- a CDS encoding aspartate aminotransferase family protein, producing the protein MTHSIEFPAEDRSNAARRIIARQEPPSLRTYTPSQAVLAKSAGVFHWTPEGRRLYDFTSGVLVANLGHNPRSWMKRFADYMGWKPEHLTGTSEESPSGQDDYFEAVTMTAYNAVTEVEANAVQRLLRSVQSFRGGRRLDTVAWAASGSEAVQKALWACLARDPDRDIILATRHGFHGKKGLAGAVTGSEQDADRDPRVKFISFPMQEIDDVSRRDEDLDLSEYEAELKSMWARYSERINCLITEPYLGGGGSYHPPAAYLHLLENFCRQHDIMLILDEVQANFGRTGSLYAFDKYGVEPDFVCLGKGLGNGVPVSAVVGRGDILNGMKYGATSDTWSANPIASAAVLATLDEFETTDVIKHSARLSEIFMTGLDRLKKTKLISKVRGEGMVFGIECAAVGEMDSHEVANAIVETCYLGSESDGIHLLGPLAGNVLRVSPPLTMTTAEAEESLVLMYRLIEKLAGRLLKPQEAADRI; encoded by the coding sequence ATGACGCATTCCATCGAGTTTCCCGCCGAAGATCGTTCTAATGCTGCCCGTCGGATTATTGCTCGGCAAGAGCCGCCGTCTTTGCGGACTTACACACCGAGCCAAGCGGTGCTAGCGAAATCGGCTGGTGTCTTCCATTGGACTCCGGAAGGCCGACGGCTTTACGATTTCACATCGGGCGTATTGGTCGCGAATTTGGGGCACAATCCCCGAAGCTGGATGAAACGCTTTGCAGACTACATGGGTTGGAAGCCGGAACACCTCACTGGCACCAGCGAAGAAAGCCCAAGCGGTCAAGATGATTACTTCGAAGCCGTCACGATGACCGCATACAACGCCGTGACGGAAGTCGAAGCGAATGCTGTGCAGCGGTTGCTTCGCAGTGTGCAGTCATTCCGTGGCGGACGACGACTCGACACCGTCGCCTGGGCTGCCTCGGGGTCGGAAGCCGTGCAAAAAGCGTTGTGGGCGTGTTTGGCTCGTGACCCAGATCGTGACATCATCCTGGCAACTCGTCACGGTTTCCACGGCAAGAAAGGTCTCGCGGGAGCCGTAACCGGTTCAGAGCAAGATGCCGATCGCGATCCACGCGTCAAATTCATCAGCTTCCCGATGCAAGAGATCGACGACGTGAGCCGTCGCGATGAAGACCTCGATCTCAGCGAATACGAAGCCGAGTTGAAGTCGATGTGGGCCCGGTACAGCGAACGCATCAACTGTTTGATCACCGAGCCGTATCTTGGTGGTGGCGGAAGTTATCATCCACCTGCCGCGTACTTGCATTTGCTGGAGAACTTCTGTCGGCAACACGACATCATGCTCATCCTCGATGAAGTTCAAGCGAACTTCGGACGAACTGGCTCACTGTATGCCTTCGACAAGTACGGCGTTGAACCGGATTTCGTCTGTCTCGGGAAAGGACTCGGGAATGGTGTGCCGGTTTCTGCGGTCGTTGGTCGTGGCGATATCCTGAACGGAATGAAGTACGGTGCTACGTCGGATACTTGGAGTGCCAATCCGATAGCATCGGCGGCCGTGCTGGCCACGCTGGATGAGTTCGAAACCACGGATGTCATCAAGCATTCCGCACGGCTCTCGGAAATCTTCATGACCGGTCTCGATCGGTTGAAGAAGACGAAACTCATCTCAAAGGTTCGCGGCGAGGGAATGGTCTTCGGAATCGAATGTGCGGCGGTCGGTGAGATGGACTCTCACGAAGTCGCCAATGCGATTGTCGAAACCTGTTACCTCGGTTCCGAATCCGACGGCATTCACTTGCTTGGCCCGCTCGCGGGGAATGTGCTGCGAGTCAGCCCACCGTTGACGATGACAACTGCGGAAGCAGAGGAGTCGTTGGTCTTGATGTACCGACTGATTGAAAAATTGGCCGGACGACTTCTCAAACCTCAAGAAGCCGCCGACCGCATCTAA
- a CDS encoding Gfo/Idh/MocA family protein, with protein MTDNAGQNSSPLLRAGMVGMGMIFDETYRPFFERAASDRLYDRRFGAIDCQLHSVATRTGSRAERYRKSAPAELASFQSFTGDNGVSEMIETGVDFACVATPDDRHYSAAKQVLESGKHLLVEKPSVLKLQELDDLVGLAQERGVLAKAVYHKLLDPDHKKLRTFVVDGVLNHVNTGYCTLLEPKQISGDQFSEWITGRNPGTYVAVHYIKLIDFTFGGRLKTITATGQKGIVAPKDSPTWDSVQMRMVYEYDDGREAAFDIHTSWVTPDNFPGYVEQEVQFRFDNGLWNGHSRKRGVECTVEDKTPFTVKNSINNHYNAPVVEPWGERSQRGYGVEVIERFAREVGYVEFGGSAENRTERLNEMRQLTYNDLSADRQTVAAVQALEAILEHHSAGEPDCVVRVNDAQGGLVLYRPGSSEVEVLYEPKV; from the coding sequence ATGACAGACAACGCGGGCCAGAATTCTTCTCCTTTGTTACGTGCCGGCATGGTCGGCATGGGCATGATTTTCGACGAAACCTATCGACCGTTCTTTGAGCGGGCCGCGTCAGACCGGCTTTACGACCGGCGTTTCGGTGCGATTGATTGCCAACTGCATTCCGTTGCGACCCGAACGGGGTCTCGGGCGGAACGCTATCGAAAATCAGCACCGGCTGAGTTGGCATCATTTCAAAGTTTCACTGGCGATAACGGTGTTTCGGAGATGATCGAAACCGGCGTGGACTTCGCCTGTGTGGCCACACCGGACGATCGCCATTATTCCGCCGCCAAGCAGGTCTTGGAAAGTGGAAAGCACCTTTTGGTCGAAAAACCGTCCGTCCTGAAGTTGCAAGAACTCGACGATTTGGTCGGGCTGGCACAGGAACGAGGCGTTCTTGCGAAAGCCGTCTATCACAAGCTGCTCGACCCCGATCACAAGAAACTGCGGACATTTGTTGTCGATGGTGTGCTCAATCATGTGAACACCGGGTACTGCACGCTCCTGGAACCGAAGCAGATTTCTGGCGATCAGTTTTCGGAATGGATTACGGGGCGAAACCCGGGCACGTATGTCGCGGTCCATTACATCAAGCTGATCGACTTCACCTTCGGTGGGCGATTGAAAACGATCACCGCAACCGGTCAGAAAGGGATCGTGGCTCCAAAGGACAGCCCGACCTGGGACAGTGTGCAAATGCGGATGGTTTATGAATACGACGACGGTCGCGAAGCCGCCTTCGATATTCACACTTCTTGGGTGACTCCCGACAACTTCCCTGGCTATGTCGAGCAGGAAGTTCAATTCCGTTTCGATAACGGGCTGTGGAACGGGCATAGTCGTAAACGCGGTGTGGAATGCACCGTTGAAGACAAGACACCGTTCACGGTGAAGAACTCAATCAATAATCATTACAACGCTCCGGTTGTCGAGCCGTGGGGCGAACGCTCGCAACGTGGTTACGGTGTGGAAGTGATCGAGCGTTTCGCGAGAGAAGTTGGATATGTGGAATTTGGTGGTTCCGCAGAAAACCGTACGGAACGCCTCAATGAGATGCGTCAACTGACATACAACGATTTATCTGCCGATCGACAAACCGTTGCGGCGGTGCAAGCACTCGAAGCCATTTTGGAACATCATTCCGCAGGCGAACCGGATTGTGTGGTTCGCGTCAATGATGCTCAAGGAGGACTCGTGTTGTACCGTCCCGGGTCGAGCGAAGTTGAAGTTCTGTACGAGCCAAAAGTTTGA
- a CDS encoding GntR family transcriptional regulator, with the protein MTASDDASLVDDVYHQILLRIVHQDLPGGTELKSTRLAADMGVSRTPVVQALGRLAADGIVMQQRNHRAVVRENAENWLVELHELRLLLEPAAAARAATRIPDSVLEELEELANAISPDDDPSWMQKSREFDYAIHHAVAEYADNLPLCEAIRKCWSFKRLSYDAGQDTEETLRNGYVDHLHILKAFRLRNPDMAEAAMRWHLQHAASWGAGSRIV; encoded by the coding sequence ATGACTGCATCCGATGACGCTTCTCTCGTTGATGACGTGTACCATCAAATTCTGTTACGAATCGTCCACCAGGACCTACCGGGAGGGACCGAGTTGAAGTCAACTCGGTTGGCTGCCGATATGGGTGTGAGCCGCACGCCTGTCGTTCAGGCATTGGGGCGATTGGCGGCCGATGGCATTGTGATGCAGCAGCGGAATCACCGGGCCGTCGTCCGTGAGAACGCGGAGAACTGGCTGGTCGAACTGCACGAATTGCGGTTGTTGCTCGAACCCGCGGCGGCGGCACGAGCGGCGACTCGCATTCCGGATTCCGTGCTCGAAGAACTGGAAGAACTCGCCAACGCGATCAGCCCGGATGACGATCCCAGCTGGATGCAGAAATCCCGCGAGTTCGATTATGCAATTCACCACGCGGTCGCGGAGTACGCCGACAACCTCCCGCTTTGTGAAGCGATTCGCAAATGTTGGAGCTTCAAACGCCTCTCATACGATGCCGGTCAAGACACGGAAGAAACACTCCGCAACGGCTACGTTGACCATCTACACATTCTGAAGGCGTTCCGTCTTCGCAATCCCGACATGGCTGAAGCGGCCATGCGTTGGCACTTGCAACATGCCGCCAGTTGGGGAGCGGGAAGCCGGATCGTTTAA
- a CDS encoding sugar phosphate isomerase/epimerase family protein: protein MSSRPQVILSAFADEAANHKTAIEQFVALSAIGLSYYSPRFLDVHGNGEVKHVVELNDDDLTTLKTLHDEFGMKVTSIGSRIGKVKLLDQEDGSHNKFVPFQEYLDGEVAATIRVAVALETKLIRGFSFYHPQGDDPAKYLDKATEQLTEIVNRCASEGLIYGLEIEPNLIGETGQLLEELHKRVNHDNMVLIFDGGNVAAQDKNPLTCYDEYTAMRDGLGWMHIKDYARDPGHTWMGDRDASVINEDKLKNFVPANIGDSGHEMVLRDLKRHLPALTERMQKLGVPGFFLEVEPHLKGGGQFGGFSGPDGTGVAVRALCEVLDYVGIDYKLRDFDDIRAARGF, encoded by the coding sequence ATGTCGTCCCGTCCGCAAGTCATCCTCAGTGCTTTCGCCGATGAAGCTGCCAATCACAAGACCGCGATCGAGCAATTCGTCGCGCTCTCCGCGATTGGGTTGAGTTACTACAGCCCACGTTTTCTCGACGTTCACGGCAACGGCGAAGTCAAGCACGTTGTGGAATTAAACGACGATGACCTGACCACACTCAAGACGCTCCACGATGAATTCGGGATGAAAGTCACGAGCATCGGCTCACGAATCGGCAAGGTCAAACTACTGGATCAAGAAGATGGTTCGCACAACAAATTTGTGCCGTTCCAAGAATATCTCGATGGTGAAGTGGCCGCGACGATTCGTGTGGCGGTCGCACTCGAAACCAAGCTGATTCGCGGTTTTTCCTTCTATCACCCACAAGGAGATGACCCAGCGAAGTATCTCGACAAGGCCACTGAACAACTGACGGAGATTGTCAATCGGTGTGCCAGCGAGGGGTTGATCTACGGGTTGGAAATCGAGCCAAACCTCATCGGTGAAACCGGACAACTCCTCGAGGAACTCCACAAGCGAGTCAACCACGACAACATGGTTTTGATCTTCGACGGCGGGAACGTGGCCGCTCAAGACAAAAACCCGCTGACTTGCTACGACGAATACACCGCGATGCGAGACGGCTTGGGTTGGATGCACATCAAAGACTACGCTCGTGATCCTGGTCACACTTGGATGGGTGATCGGGATGCTTCGGTGATCAACGAAGACAAGCTCAAGAACTTCGTCCCCGCTAACATCGGCGATTCCGGTCACGAAATGGTGCTGCGGGATCTGAAACGTCACTTGCCCGCCCTTACGGAACGCATGCAGAAACTTGGTGTGCCGGGTTTCTTCTTGGAAGTCGAACCGCACTTGAAAGGCGGCGGACAATTCGGCGGATTCAGCGGACCAGACGGCACCGGCGTCGCCGTTCGTGCCCTGTGTGAAGTGCTCGATTATGTCGGCATTGACTACAAACTGCGTGACTTCGATGACATCCGCGCAGCTCGCGGGTTTTGA
- a CDS encoding class I SAM-dependent methyltransferase, with product MRFRHFLAITGCSLAFLVGPELVAADEKPTESASESRYETRLRHDPNGIGKFYMGREIARVMGWQAAPWLERPEREKEEKLSSLVKSLEIKPGMTVADIGAGSGVISAMMAKAVGENGTVLAVDIQDEMLSLLDKKMKARGIMNVTPVLGTEKDPNLKPNTVDLAFMVDVYHEFAFPYEMTAKLAKALKPGGRLVWVEYRKEDPKVRRMIKLVHTMTEAQVKKEASQPEFGLKWKETIDVLPVQHIIVFEKKK from the coding sequence ATGCGATTCCGTCATTTCCTGGCAATTACCGGATGTTCCTTGGCGTTCCTTGTCGGTCCAGAATTGGTCGCCGCGGACGAAAAGCCAACGGAATCCGCCAGTGAATCGCGGTATGAAACGCGATTGCGTCACGACCCGAACGGCATTGGGAAGTTCTACATGGGTCGCGAAATTGCCCGTGTGATGGGGTGGCAAGCGGCTCCGTGGTTGGAACGGCCGGAACGCGAGAAGGAAGAGAAACTCTCGTCGCTGGTGAAGTCACTCGAAATCAAACCAGGAATGACGGTCGCGGATATCGGTGCGGGAAGCGGTGTCATCTCAGCCATGATGGCCAAAGCGGTCGGTGAAAACGGCACCGTATTGGCCGTCGATATTCAGGATGAGATGCTTAGTCTACTCGACAAGAAAATGAAAGCTCGTGGCATCATGAATGTGACGCCCGTGCTAGGAACCGAGAAGGATCCGAATCTCAAGCCAAACACTGTCGACTTGGCGTTCATGGTCGACGTGTACCATGAATTCGCGTTCCCTTACGAGATGACAGCCAAACTTGCGAAGGCTCTCAAACCGGGTGGGCGATTGGTGTGGGTCGAGTACCGCAAGGAAGATCCGAAGGTGCGGCGGATGATCAAACTCGTCCACACCATGACCGAGGCCCAAGTCAAGAAGGAAGCCTCGCAGCCGGAATTTGGTCTCAAATGGAAAGAGACAATCGACGTTTTGCCCGTTCAACACATCATTGTGTTCGAGAAAAAGAAATAG